One window of Chroicocephalus ridibundus chromosome 32, bChrRid1.1, whole genome shotgun sequence genomic DNA carries:
- the ZNF668 gene encoding zinc finger protein 668 isoform X1, protein MEEQQGPAGGDVGGGTHGDIHGGTHGDVGGGTRGDSGGRTHGDVGGGTHGGVHGGTHGDTGGRTHGDVGGGTHGDVGGGTRGDISGRTHGDVGGGTHGDVRGGTRGDSGGRTHGDVSGGTRGGVHGGTHGDTSGRTHGDVAGGTHGDIHGSTRGDMGGGTHRDRSGGTRGDISGRTHGDVAGGTHGDMGGGTHRDRSGGTRGDISGRTHGDVAGGTHGDVGGGTHGDVSGGTHGDIHGRTHGDIHGDARGRDGTHGDLQCDTPGHGDLQDDTLGDAPEDMGIDTPRDVPGDSLGDLQGGTHQDLQDASRGDLGDATPGDGLALPASTTSGSRHKCPPRATTGPTPAPPTAPGGGGPRSRGATSAMDVTATSGGATTRSRSATTTRSRGATATTAAPTTSRGATATRSRGATAMSGGATATRSRGATTTRSRGATTAASGGTATTTDASKASGDATTLVDTSKPSRGATAKSGGATATRSRGATTTRSRGATTTTSGGTATTTDASKASGDATTTVDTSKPAGGATSTRSRGATTTRSRGATTTRAASKASGDATATITVSKGPGGSTATVPGSATTTTMDASEAPGDATTATTMDASEAPGDATTTTMDTSEAPGDAATTTTSASKAPGDATTTTSASKAPGDATRAASKALGDATTAATDAPCSACPRPAPPFPCAACPKSYGTLSKLTIHQRAHTGERPFSCPDCPKSFADPSVYRKHRRGHDGLRPHRCAACPKAYAERKDLRNHQRSHTGERPFLCAECGKSFGRSSSLACHQRIHAPRKPYACGTCGKSFTQLSSFQSHQRVHTGERPYLCPQCGRMFSDPSSYRRHQRAHQGLKPYSCGECGKAFRQPADLAVHRRTHTGERPWRCGECGKAFVASWDLKRHRLTHTGERPWRCGECGKGFWERAALGKHRRTHSGERPYACGRCGKGFGGASGLRKHERTHGKREGEGGDNVAAGGGLTVAVGGGLNMAAGPGLGIAGGGQGMASRLGHDLAAGAGHNMAARAGHGMVGGAGHDVGGQPSHIMATSVGQGMATGAGHDVGGQPGHGMATSVGQGMATGAGHDIGGQPSHIMATSVGQGMATSAGHDMGSQPGHGMATSAGHGMADGTGHDVGGQTGHMMASSVGYGMAVGIGHDMGAQPGHNLAAGAGHNMATGLGHDMANPAGHQAGHEVAASTGEDVAAGLGHSVATNSGAGAAGTAVGCGGPNMAAPIGQPNMAAPIGEPNMAAPVGAAGVCLGTGGVALAGPAPPEPRPFACPLCPKRFGARAGLRKHERRHGPAPCPQAPPTP, encoded by the coding sequence atggaggagcagcagggacccGCGGGTGGGGACGTCGGTGGTGGCACCCACGGGGACATCCATGGTGGCACCCACGGGGACGTCGGTGGTGGCACCCGTGGAGATAGCGGTGGTAGAACCCATGGGGACGTCGGTGGTGGCACCCACGGGGGTGTCCATGGGGGAACTCATGGAGATACCGGTGGTAGAACCCATGGGGACGTCGGTGGTGGCACCCACGGGGACGTCGGTGGTGGCACCCGTGGAGATATCAGTGGTAGAACCCATGGGGACGTCGGTGGTGGCACCCACGGGGACGTCCGTGGTGGCACCCGTGGAGATAGCGGTGGTAGAACCCATGGGGACGTCAGTGGTGGCACCCGTGGGGGCGTCCATGGGGGAACTCATGGAGATACCAGTGGTAGAACCCATGGGGATGTCGCTGGTGGCACCCACGGGGACATCCATGGTAGCACCCGTGGGGACATGGGTGGTGGCACCCATAGGGACAGAAGTGGTGGCACCCGTGGAGATATCAGTGGTAGAACCCATGGGGATGTCGCTGGTGGCACCCATGGAGACATGGGTGGTGGCACCCATAGGGACAGAAGTGGTGGCACCCGTGGAGATATCAGTGGTAGAACCCATGGGGATGTCGCTGGTGGCACCCATGGAGACGTAGGTGGTGGCACCCATGGGGACGTCAGTGGTGGCACCCATGGGGACATCCATGGTAGAACCCATGGGGACATCCATGGGGACGCCCGTGGCCGTGATGGGACTCACGGGGACCTCCAATGTGACACCCCTGGCCATGGGGACCTCCAAGACGACACCCTTGGTGACGCCCCCGAGGACATGGGCATTGACACCCCCAGGGACGTCCCAGGTGACTCCCTTGGGGACCTCCAAGGTGGCacccaccaggacctccaggacGCCTCCCGTGGGGACCTCGGTGATGCCACCCCCGGGGATGGCCTTGCCCTGCCCGCCTCCACCACCTCGGGGAGCCGCCACAAGTGTCCCCCCCGCGCCACCACCGGCCCCACCCCGGCCCCACCCACCGCCCCTGGAGGTGGTGGCCCCAGgtccagaggtgccaccagcgccATGGATGTGACCGCCACCTCCGGAGGTGCCACCACCAGGTCCAGAAGCGCCACCACCACCAGGTCCAGAGGTGCCACCGCCACGACGGCTGCACCCACCACCTCCAGAGGTGCCACCGCCACCAGGTCCAGAGGTGCCACCGCCATGTCCGGAGGTGCCACCGCCACCAGGtccagaggtgccaccaccaccaggtccagaggtgccaccaccgcCGCGTCTGGAGGCACTGCCACCACGACAGATGCATCCAAAGCATCCGGAGATGCCACCACCCTGGTGGACACGTCCAAACCATCTCGAGGTGCCACCGCCAAGTCCGGAGGTGCCACCGCCACCAGGtccagaggtgccaccaccacTAGGTCTagaggtgccaccaccaccacgtcTGGAGGCACTGCCACCACGACAGATGCGTCCAAAGCATCAGGAGATGCCACCACCACGGTGGACACATCCAAACCAgctggaggtgccaccagcactcggtccagaggtgccaccaccaccaggtccagaggtgccaccaccacgAGAGCTGCATCCAAAGCATCTGGAGATGCCACCGCTACGATAACCGTGTCCAAAGGACCTGGAGGTTCCACCGCCACCGTCCCTGgcagtgccaccaccaccaccatggaCGCATCCGAAGCACCCGGAgatgccaccaccgccaccaccatgGACGCATCCGAAGCACCCGGagatgccaccaccaccaccatggaCACATCCGAAGCACCTGGAgatgctgccaccaccaccacatccgCATCCAAAGCACCCGGagatgccaccaccaccacatctgCATCCAAAGCACCCGGAGATGCCACCAGAGCCGCATCCAAAGCACTTGGAGATGCCACCACCGCCGCCACGGACGCCCCCTGCTccgcctgcccccgccccgctccccctttCCCCTGCGCCGCCTGCCCCAAGTCCTACGGCACCCTCTCCAAGCTGACCATCCACCAACGCGCCCACACGGGCGAACGTCCCTTTTCCTGCCCGGATTGTCCCAAATCTTTCGCCGACCCTTCCGTTTACCGCAAACACCGGCGGGGCCACGACGGGCTGCGGCCCCACCGTTGCGCCGCCTGCCCCAAAGCCTACGCCGAGCGCAAGGACCTGCGTAACCACCAACGCAGCCACACGGGCGAGCGGCCCTTCCTCTGCGCCGAGTGCGGCAAGAGCTTCGGCCGCTCCTCCTCCCTCGCGTGCCACCAGCGCATCCACGCTCCCCGCAAACCCTACGCCTGCGGCACCTGCGGGAAGTCCTTCACCCAACTCTCCTCTTTCCAAAGCCACCAACGCGTCCACACCGGGGAACGGCCCTACCTCTGCCCGCAGTGCGGGAGGATGTTCTCCGACCCTTCCAGCTACCGCCGTCACCAACGCGCCCACCAGGGCCTCAAACCTTACAGCTGCGGCGAGTGCGGCAAAGCTTTCCGGCAGCCGGCGGATCTGGCGGTGCATCGGCGGACCCACACCGGGGAACGGCCCTGGCGGTGCGGCGAGTGCGGCAAAGCTTTCGTGGCTTCCTGGGACCTCAAGCGACACCGGTTGACCCACACCGGGGAGAGGCCCTGGCGGTGCGGGGAGTGCGGGAAGGGGTTTTGGGAGAGGGCGGCGCTGGGCAAGCACCGGCGGACCCACTCCGGCGAGAGGCCCTACGCCTGCGGGCGCTGCGGGAAGGGCTTCGGCGGGGCCTCGGGGCTGCGCAAGCACGAGAGGACGCacgggaagagggagggggaaggcgggGACAACGTGGCCGCCGGCGGTGGCCTCACCGTGGCCGTCGGAGGTGGCCTCAACATGGCCGCCGGACCCGGCCTCGGTATTGCCGGAGGTGGTCAGGGCATGGCCAGCAGACTTGGCCATGAtttggctgctggagctggccaCAATATGGCTGCCAGAGCTGGCCATGGGATGGTTGGCGGAGCTGGGCATGACGTGGGTGGTCAGCCTAGCCACATTATGGCCACCAGCGTTGGCCAAGGGATGGCCACCGGCGCTGGGCATGACGTGGGTGGTCAGCCTGGCCACGGTATGGCCACCAGCGTTGGCCAAGGGATGGCCACTGGCGCTGGGCATGACATAGGTGGTCAGCCTAGCCACATTATGGCCACCAGCGTTGGCCAGGGGATGGCCACCAGTGCTGGGCATGACATGGGTAGTCAACCGGGCCATGGTATGGCCACCAGCGCTGGTCACGGCATGGCCGATGGCACTGGGCATGACGTGGGTGGTCAGACTGGCCACATGATGGCCAGCAGCGTTGGCTACGGCATGGCTGTTGGCATCGGGCACGACATGGGTGCCCAACCTGGCCACAacctggctgctggagctggccaCAATATGGCCACTGGACTTGGCCACGACATGGCCAACCCAGCTGGCCACCAAGCTGGCCATGAGGTGGCCGCCTCTACTGGCGAGGACGTGGCCGCTGGACTCGGCCACAGCGTGGCCACCAATTCTGGAGCGGGGGCCGCCGGAACAGCCGTGGGCTGCGGAGGCCCCAACATGGCGGCCCCCATTGGCCAACCCAACATGGCGGCCCCCATTGGGGAACCCAACATGGCGGCCCCCGTGGGAGCCGCGGGGGTGTGCCTGGGCACGGGGGGCGTGGCTTTAGCGGGCCCCGCCCCTCCGGAGCCCCGCCCCTTCGCCTGCCCCCTTTGCCCCAAGCGTTTTGGGGCGAGGGCGGGGCTCCGCAAGCACGAGCGCCGCCacggccccgccccctgcccgcaGGCCCCGCCCACGCCGTGA